The genomic region GCTTCTTGTTCATTTTTATCGACTCCTTTGTTATAGGTTAACCTACCCCTGTCTTCGTTTGTCCAAAACCGTGGCAACACGGTTGCCGGCCCACTGCATACTCTGCACCAGAATAATCAATACGATGACCGTCATGATCATAATATCGTCCCGGTAACGCATATACCCGAAACGTATGGCCAGGCTGCCCAGCCCGCCGGCGCCAATCGCCCCGGCGGTTGCCGTAAAACTGGTTATCGTAATGACGGCAATGGTAAATGCTCTAACTAAAGAGCTAAGCGATTCGGGAATTAACACTTTATAAATGATTTGCAGCGAAGACGCGCCCATGGCCAAGGCAGCTTCAATTTTCCCCCTATCCACCTCCTTCAAACAGCTTTCCACCAGCCTGGCAACAAAAGGGGCGGCTCCCATCGACAGAGGCACCACAGCGGCGGTCGCTCCCAGTGTAGTCCCCACCAGCCAGCGAGCCAATGGCAGGAGCAGCACAATCAAAATCAGATCGGGAAACGAACGAGTGGCATTAATCAAGGTATCCAGCGGTTTATGCACCGAAGGTGCCTCCATGATATGCCCTTTTGCCGTAACGACCAGGCATATTCCTAAAGGCAGGCCAAGCAACACGGCAAACAGCGTCGACATAACCACCATATACACCGTCTGTCCCAACCCGGCTGCCAATAACGGAAACAAGTCCTCTTCCATAATCATCCTCCCTACTTTACTCACATGAACAAAAAAGGCTAAACAGGTCCGTTAAACGAACTTGTTTAGCCTTCTGTCTGTAAGACCGATCAGCTTCTGCTATGCTCTTTTTATAACGCCTTTGCCGTCAAAAGCTCCAGCACTGGGAAATAAAAAAGGCTAAAGAATTTTCGTCTATGAAAACTCTTTAGCCTTCAGTGTGTCTGATCGGCCTTGGGCTACCCGTTAGAATATAAAAATATAATACCAATCTTTATATTTCTTGTCAACGCTTCCCAAGACCTTTTTTATTTACCTTACCGTTTTTGCCGGAAAGCAACTGTTCTCCTCCGGCAGGTTGTTATTTAGACTAACCCTTTGAATCGCTATGCCGCAAAAGTGCGAACCGCTTTAAAAATTGAAGAACAAGGTTGCCGTAGCCACCGTATTATACGAATCAAAGCCGGCGTAATTCTTGTCATAAGGCTTGTATTTTCCCACCGCCAGCCTCAGATCGGCTCCTTTAGCCAAAATATAATCGCTGCCTAGTTCATAACCCTTGATACCGTAGCCGGTTGCCGCTGCCGCACCACCGCCATTGGCGATAGTTGAGGAACCAACCCAGTTCAAAGTGGTAGGCGGCCCGTCAATAGCGTCTTTACCCAAGCTGACATACCGCACGTTAGTCGACCAGGAACCGGGTTTGTTTACATCGGCAAACTTCCAGCGCAGATCAACCCAGTAACCATTTTTTTGAGCATCAGCGCTGGTTGTCGTTCCCTGATAATGGCTGCTGCCATAATTGTTATATGTATTTCTGACCCCTTCCGCCAACAGCCGGAAATCACCAAGCGTAGCATTGATGCCCAGCGCTATATCTTTATAAGGATATCCCGCGGTAGTACTTTGGTATGCCGTGGCCGTTGCGAAAACTTTCAGATTAAAGGCATATTTAAAGTCAGCTCCCCAGAACTTCTCGGTCTGGTTCCAAGCAGTCCCTGCCCCGCCGCTGACATTTTGCGCCCAGGCCGAGCGGGTCAGGCTGGCGTCACCGAGCAGCAATTTACTGGTCAGTTTGCCGGACGTATAGCCTGCCGTGAACCCATCAAAGGCGAAATCATACAGCAAGCCCTGGCCTAAAAACAAAGTTGACCGCCCAATGGTCCCGGTAAAAGCATCCTTACTGTATTTAAACTCGGCCCGGTCAAAGAAAACCTGGCCGTTATTACTGCCTTGCTCGGCTCCGGCCGGCAGAGTGACCCCCGTCGCGCCGGCCGTTTGTCCGGTGGTATTTTGCACTCCGAAGCGGGTGCTTACCGACCAGTTTTGATCAAGCACGGCATCGCCGGTCAACCGCAGGCGCAATTGGCTTCTTGACGCATCAGCGCCCTGGCCGTTGGACTTGCCATTGAGTCCGTAATTATGCTGATAGCGGATTCGGGAATCACCGCTGAACTTAACGCTGCCCACTTTTTGTTCCACCTTGCCTAAACGGGCGTCAATGCTGTCCAGTTCCTTAGAAAATTCAGCAACTAATTTAAGAATTTCCGATTTTTCTGCATCGTCCGCTTTATTATAATTGTCAATCGCTTTAGCGGTTGCTACCGCAAACTCATAGCGACTCAGCGGTTTATCACCCCGGAAATAACCATCCTGATAGCCTTCAATTACCCCGGTACTGACTAATTTATTAATTGAATCATAAGCCCAGTGTTTTTCGTTGACATCCACAAAACTGCTGGCGGCAAAGCCCGTACCGGCTGTTGCTGCCAGAGCCAATGCCAGCAGCCATGTCAAAATTATCTTTTTCTTCATCCATGATCACTCCTCATAATAAATAAGACTTAATTTCAGGGAAAGCTTTAACACCCGCTGAAACGTAGTCAAAGCACATACGAGACGAACCTATTCTTATTCCTTTAGAGAAGCGGAAAGAAACAGGTCGTCAGGGAAACTATTAACTTTTACTTCTCATGCCGGTAGAAAATTTATAGCTTCTATTATTTTTCACAAAACGTTTACCCGGCGTTATATCTATAACAACCGCTATTGACGGTAGCCTGGAGGGCGCCTACTCCGGCTTTCGCCTGCAGTTGTACAGAACAAATAAAAGGCTAATGAATTTCCGATAAAGGAAGTTCATTAGCCTTCATGACAATTTATGATCAGCCTGTTACTTAAAAAAATCGTATTTTGCTTGTCGGAACGGAGCGGTCATAATAAACAAAAGGCCAATGTGTCCCTTAACGGGAACGCATTAGCCTTCACTTTTTTATGACCAGCCTGTTTTTGCACTTATACATTTGAAATGAGTATAATATGGCGCGCCAGCCTTGTCAATATATTTTTGTAAACTTTTCTTTTTATTTAGCTCCTAATATTACTCATTATCGTAAGCATCTATTTAACCTTCCATTTTTCCCCAAAACCTTACAATAATCAACTTTTTATAAGGTTTTACCACAAAACATATTAAATATTTTATAATCCTTGTATAATAAATGTATAGTAATAAATTATTTTCAAAAAGCAGTCCACTTTCTACATAAAGAGGTACTATTATGACCTTTTATGAGCTTTCTATCATCGCTACCGTTTCAGCTACTTTGGCCGTTACGTGTGTATATGTCTTTCTTTATTCACTTTATCGACAAAATTATATTGGTTTATGGGCTATCTTCTGGCTAAACCACTTCCTTGTCCAGCTTTTTTATCGCACACCTTTTTCTCAAATGTCTACACTCCATTTTTCCGTCGGCCAAGCTTTAGGCGTTTATAATTATGTTTTACTCTTATATGCTACAAGCAAATTTCTGGGTCGCAAGATAAGTAGTTATTGGTATTATACAGCTTTTTTTCTTTCTTTATTTACCGATATTGCATTCTATCTAGAATTCCCCAGTTCCGTTTTCTTATTGCCTTCCTGTCTGTTTGTGGCCTTTGTCAACTTTTGGCATGGATATACATTTACGCGTAATCTCTCAAGCAAAAGCTGGGGGAAAAACATTGTCGGCTTTGCTTTCGCCGGGCTAGGCATCCATACTCTAGACATGCCTTTCTTAGTTGCAATCCCCTGGTTTGCCCCATGGGGATTTCTCATCAGCGGTTTATTGCGGTTCGTGATTTCGATTGGAACTCTAATTTTATACCTGGAAAAGACTTTCCAAACCTTGAGCGAAAAAGAAAAACAATATCGCCTATTGGCTGAAAATGCAATTGATGTAATTTATTTATACCGGATACATCCTGAACCTGCCTTTGAATATATTAGCCCCTCCATTGAACGATTAAGTGGCTTATCCTGCGATCACTATTACAAAAATCCAGATATATTTCTTTCTCTTATTCATCCCAATGATCAATTCTTGTGGAAAAATCTATTGGATAATCCGATATCTCATGCTGAACATCCTCTAACAATGCGTTTTATTCGGCATGATCATAGTCTTATTTGGATAGAACAGACTACCGTTCCTATTTTTAACGAAAAGGGAATCTGTATCAGCTTTGAAGGAATTATTCGCGATATCACCACCCGGAAAAAATTAGAACAGGACGTTTCTCGTTTGGACAGATTAAATACCGTAGGCCAAATGGCAGCTAATGTAGCCCACGAAATCAGAAATCCCTTAACTACTGTTCACGGCTATTTGCAGATTTTCTTAAAAAAATCGAACTTCTCAGATTATAAAGATGAGTTACAGTTACTAATCAGCGAATTAGAACGCTCCAATCTAATCATTAAGGAATACTTGTCCCTCTGTCAAAATAAGGCACGTGATCTAAAGTTAGGGCAATTAAATCAGATCATCGAAGATTTACGGCCCCTACTCACGGCTAATGCTAATGCATCAAGCAAAGACATTCATTATGAACTCACCCCACTGCCTGATATACATATTGATGAAAAAGAAATGCGGCAATTAGTTCTAAATTTAGTTCGCAATGCTTTAGAAGCTATGGAACCGGGAAAATCGGTTACGCTTCGCACATTGTTAACTGAACAAAATGAAGTGGTTCTGATAGTCCAAGATGAAGGCTCAGGTATTCCTTCTCATATATTAGAAAAAATCGGAACACCCTTTCTCACTACCAAAGAGACCGGAACAGGAATCGGTCTTGCAGTTGTATACCGGATTGCCGATGATCATCAGGCAAATATCCAGATTGACACAGGCCCTGAAGGAACAACATTCCGGGTCATCTTTAAAGTTATATAAAGTTATTCTCTTTTTAAAAAGGAGCCTTAAACAAGGCTTCTTTTTTTATAATAAGAATTTTCCCGATTCGAGCTCAGAATTACCAAAAGTCTCTTGAAAGGGGTGATGCCTATGCTTGCTTAAGGACAGGTCAGAACAAGTCAAAAAAATAGATTGGAGATGTGAGAATATGTCAATCAAAAGTCCATTAAAAACTGAATATTCAAACGAAGAACAAGATAATTTGCAAATTTACATTGCCCAGCATAACTGGGAAAGAAAAAAGATTTATCAATTACGATATCAAGTATTTGTTGAAGAATTGGATAAACCGTTACATTCTGCCAAACAGCAAGAAGCTCAACTAGTGGATGCTTTAGATAATAATAGCATCTTGCTATATGTTGAGGCTCATGGTCAAATCATTGCTACCGCACGACTTACTATGGCGCCATACAGCGACTATCCCGTAAATCTGTCAACTATCTTCCAAATGCAGAAATTCCACACAGCTTTTAACCATTCTAAGTTACTTGCTCTAGCAACGAAACTAGCCGTAAAGAAGGAGTATAGAAGTTCGCCTGCCCTATACCTACTTATCACTGAGATATACAAGATCCTAGCCGAAGAGGCTATTTTTATTTGTTTTGGCGGTTGCAATCCTCATCTCATCCCATTGTATGAACGCATGGGATTCCGCCGGTTTGCTGCTAATTTTCGTGATGAAGGGTATGGATTATTAGTCCCCATTGTTATGTTTTTGAATGATCTGGACTATTTGCGTTCCATCCGTTCCCCACTATATCGCCAAGCAAGAAAGATAAAAATGAGTTTCGATGCCTCTCAAATTTTCACAAAGCTATTTCCTGAAACCGCTAAAATCTTGAACAGTCGCATAACTACTTCACAACATTTATGGCTGTATATAACAGAACGTTTAGGAAAACCACTTACCAGCTTACCGCTATTCATGGCACTATCTTACGAAGCAATTCTGAAACTACTGGCTAGCAGTGCGGTATTCACATGCAGGAGGGGAGATTATGTTCTTGAAAAGGACGTTCCCTGCCGTGATTTATACTTATTGCTTACTGGAAGTATCGCACTTCAAACCCAAAAAGGATCACATCTGTTGGAAAGCGGTGAAGTTGTAAGTTGCTGGAGAGATCTTTTAACCGAGTCGGGATACGGCATCGCGCGTGAAAGATCTGAACTGCTTGTCATTCCTCGTCAAGTATGGGAAATGCGCGAAAACTTTACGTTATAGTACCAAACAAAAAACAATCCATATAAAAAAGGAGAATCAATTCATGAATAAACAAGCTAAAACCATTGATTTAATATTAGTCAACAGTTTTGCCCCCCGTCAGCGGATCGCTTCCGACGCGGCGTTAGAAAATGGACTGGCCGTCATTCGCACCTACTTAGAAGACCGTGACTTCGCCGTATATGTTGCCGATGAACAACGGGTTTCCGCCGTTGAGGACGGCGTCCCCACATGGCTGTCCGCCATGTTACGTTCCCTGGTCAAATTACAGGCAAAGCCGCTTATAAACCGGTATAAAATGCTGCTGCTCTTGTTCATGCTGCTGACCTGGCCGCTGCAATCCTTGGCCCTGGCCTGCCGTCAAAACTATATGGACAAGGTCATTGACCGTCTGATTGATCTGGCGGCTGCCGAGCAGGTACCCTTTATCGGCATTAAGGTCTGGGGCGGCGCTCCGTTTGCCTGGAGTAAACGCCTATCCATCAAGCTGCGGGCCAAACTGCCGGAAACCACCGTTATTGCCGGCGGTCCCCACGTCAAGGTATACGGTGAAAACGTCCTGGCCCAGAATGAGTTTGATTTGGCCATTATGGGTCCTGGTGAGGAAGTTCTGGAAGAACTGCTGCGCCTTAGAAAATCTGTCACCAGCAAAGCCGAATTTATCCAACGTGTAAAAGATAAATTTGGCCCTTCCAAGCTTATCCGCACCGGCCATTACAGTGAAACAGGTGACTTTTACGCCCGCTCGTTTACCGTTCCACGCTATCGCCCGACAGACATGATCGACAAGGTTTGGTTTCACACGTTGGTGGACGGCCTAGGTTGCACCTGGAATAAATGCGCCTTCTGCTCCCATACCCGGCAAAACATCCATTATACGCCCAGGCCGCTGGAGGAAATCAAAGAAGAAATTCTGGCTATGACCAGCCGCAGCATCGCCTTTTTTCGTTTCAGCAGTTCCGAGACGCCGTTGGGACACGGCCGGGCTATTGCTGAAATGATTCTGTCCAGCAACATTCACATCAACTATTCCATGTTTGCCCGTCCGGTCCATGTCACTGAGGAAACCTATCACAGCTACCGCCTGATGATTCGCGCCGGTCTGCGCGCCGTCTTTTTAGGTGGTGAAACCGGCCATGACGCCATCAATGACCAGATCATGAATAAAGGGGTCGTACGGAAGGATATCATCGACACCATTCATTGCATCAAGCTGGCGGCAGCGGCAGAAAAGCAATCCTGCCAGGTGGTGCTGTCCATGATTTATCCTTGCCCGCTCATTCCTGGCGTTACGCTGGAGGAAGTGTTTCAGGCCAATGTAAGCCTGCTCCAGGAAGCCAATCCCGATACGGTCATTGTCAACCCGCCGGGAGTATTTCCAGGGACCACCTGGTTTGAATCGCCGGAGAAATACGGCTTTACGCTAAGTGAAACTCATGTATATGACTGGATGAACTATGAGTATTCCGTTTTGAAACCAATCGAGTTCTGGAAAACTCTCAACTACAGATTACATGACATGGATATGAAAGAATTATTAAAGGAGTCGGGCCGTCTCAACCGTCAAATCACCGCCATGGGCATTCCCATCAATATTTCCGACGATTATTTGATGATGAGCCAGGCTATCGGCTACAGCTCGCAGCGTGATCTCTTCGACTTCAAAAAACAATCCTTCGTCGATATCCTAAGCGGGACCTCTCCCTATATCCAGGACATTACCCGTCGAATGAACGCCCGCAGCGCCGACTTGGCAAAATCCAACCCAACGGACGACACATCTTCCACACCGAACGCATAGTTACGAATCTGCTTTTAACTGCAAAAAAAGCACCCGTTCCGGACACTAAGTCCGGCAACGGGTGCTTTTCTGTTTAGAAAGGTTATTTCAACTTGCCGCCTTCAATCACAATATCTTCCGGATTAATAGTGTCACCGTAGGCCGGTTTTAACGTCGCTTCATAGGCTTTATGAACATAGTTTTCCTTGCCCAGCGTTTCCAGTTCCTGATTGATCCAGTCTAACAGTTCCTTGTTGCCCTTTTTAACGGCCGGAGCAATGGTATCCTGGCTGCCAAGCGTGGAAATTCCTACGGTATAACCGGAATTTTCCTTAGCCCAGGCAAATAAAAGAGTATTATCATGGGCCAAAGCGGCGCCGCGTTTATCTTTAAGCGCTTCAAAAGCTTCCGTGTTCTGATCGTATTTTAAGAGTTCAATATCGGGATAATTCTTGGCAAAATAGGTTTCAGCCGTAGTTCCTTTATTAACAATCAGCTTTTTACCCTTTAACTGATCAACCGAAGTAATCGGCTCACCGGACGGAGAGACCACACCCAGAGCTACTTTCATGTACGGGTTAGCAAAATCAACTTTTTCTTTTCTTTCGTCAGTTACCGTAAAATTAGCCATAATAATATCTACTTTGTTCGCCTGCAGGAATTCCACCCGGCTGGCTGCTTCCACCAGGACAAATTCCACTTTGGATTCATCGCCCAGTAGATCTTTGGCAAAACGTTTGGCCAGAAACACATCAAAGCCTTGATTTTTGCCATTGGCGTCAACGAAACCGAACGGCGGTTTGTCACTAAATACACCAATGCGAATAGTGCCGCGCTGTTTGATTTCCTCTAGCGCACTCTTGGCTGGCTGATCGGCTTTTGGCGTTGCGTTAGAACCGCACCCGGCCAATACTCCGATCAATAATAATGCACTGAATACCACGGTTAGAATCTTTTTCATACTCATACTCCTCGTCTCCTCTTTTGTGTTTTATTTAATATTGGAATATATTTAAAAATTGCTGAGCCCGTTCGGTTTGCGGTTGCGAGAAAAATTGCTCCGGCTCAGCAATTTCACAGATCTTGCCCTGATCGATAAACACGATTCGGTCGGCCACCGCTTTGGCAAAGCCCATTTCATGGGTTACAATCAACATCGTCATGCCTTGTTTGGCCAAACCAAGAATGACCTCCAGAACTTCCCGTACCATTTCCGGGTCCAGCGCAGCGGTAACTTCATCAAACAGCATAATCTCCGGGTTCATGCAAAGCGCCCTGACGATGGCAATGCGCTGTTTCTGACCACCGGATAATTGACGGGGGTAGGCATCTTTTTTCTCCAGGAGCCCGACCCGGTCCAATAGCTGCAAAGCCTGTTCAAGCGCTTCAGCTTTACTCCGCTGCTGTACCTTGGTCGGCCCCAGCAGGATATTCTCAATCACCGTCATATGCGGGAAAAGATCATAATTTTGGAAAACCATACCGATTTGCTGACGGGTCTGCTGCCAGTTCACCGTCGAACCGGTAAGGCTATTTTCCCGCAGTCTGATATCGCCGCCTTGTACCGGTTCCAGGCCATTCAGGCAACGCAGCAACGTACTCTTACCACACCCTGACGGCCCCAGAATCACGACAACCTCACCCTTATGCACCGTGAGGCTGATACCATCCAGTACCGTAGTCCCATCATATTCTTTACGTAATTCTTCTATTTCCAGCAAAATCTCATTGCTTGTTAAACTAATCGTAATCACTCCCTAACTCTGCCATTTGGCTTCTAATCGTTTCGACAACTTAGACAAAGGATAGCAGATGATAAAGTACAGGATAAAAATAAAGCCATATATCCAGAAAGAAGCGGTAGGTTCTTTTAAAATAGACCGTTCAATGATTTGTTGGCCTACTTTTACGACATCAATAACTCCGATCATGACCACCAGCGATGTGGTTTTCACCATACGGGTGGAAAGGTTGATCGCCCCCGGCAGCATGCGGCGTACAGCTTGCGGAATCAGCACATACCGGTATAATTGCCAAAAACTCAGCCCCAGCGCCTTACCGGATTCCAGTTGATGCCTGGGCAGCGATTCCAGGGCGCCCCGGACAATATCCCCCAGTTCTGCCGCCCCCCATAAACTGAAGATCAGAATAGCTACCACTTCCCCCGCCAGATGAATATCCAGCAAATTAGTCACGCCAAAGTAGACAATAAACAACCACACCAAGATTGGTATGATCCGGAATAGTTCCAGATAAAGCCGGCAAAGCAGCCGCACCAGTTTGGATTGCACGGTTTGCAGCAAACCAAGCAGTATTCCCAGTATGGCGCCAAGCACAATGGAAGTAAAAGCGATTTGTGCCGTTACCAGCAAGCCGCCCATCAGCCGTTGCAGGTTAATGCCTTCGGTCAGCACATTAATTCCCGAACTCAGCATAACGCACCTTCCTTTCCAGCCAAGTCAAAAATAAGGATAAGGGCAGTAGTAAAATCAGATACGTTATGACCAACAGTAACAATGCTTCAAAGGTACGATAATACATGCCAATCAGGTCCTGAGTGGTATGCATCAGTTCCGGCAAAGCAATCGCTCCTACAATAGAGGTTTCCTTCAATAAGAAAATACAGTTGGCCCCCAGGGAAGGCAGCGTGACCGAAAAGGCCTGGGGCAAAATCACATACCGAATGAGCTGCTTGCGGGAAAGGCCGATGCTGAGACCCGATTCTATTTGCGATTTGCTTACCGATTCCATGCCACCGCGAAAGGCTTCCGCCATATAGCTGCCGCCTAAAAAAGCCAGACCGGCAATGGCACAGGTCTTTTCTCCCAGGGTAATGCCCATTTTAGTAAGACCATAATACAGAAAAAACAATTGGATCAGCAGCGGCGTATTGCGGGAAAGCTCAATATAAGCATGAACTAGCTGCGTCAGACCTCTAACCTTGTAATACAAAATACTGCTGCACAAAAAACCTATAACAATAGAAGCCAATATACCAAAAAACGATAATTGCAAAGTAAGCCAGGCCGCTTTTTGATACAAAGGTATGCTTGTTACAATAAAATCCCAGTTAATATTCAATAGATCACCACCTGTTTTTTACCCATAATTCTTTTACGCTTCTCAGTAGACAAACCACTCTGCTGTTAAATTGACATAGAAAAAGACCAAAAAAAGCGATATTACTACCAGCTTTTTTTGGCCTTTAGATGTCTAATCAGCCGTATATTTATCTTTATGTAACGTACAAAAATATAGTTTGTTCCGCACATGTGAACTTTTTCTAATGATTATATAAATTTTAACACCATATATCCTTATCGTCAATACTTTTTTACTACCAATCAATTCAGGCTGTACAGCAGCCGGGACTGACGATCCCGTTTATTCGAGTGGCAGAGACACTAACTGTCGTTCCCGCAATCCACAACGAAAAATAAGCCGGAGAAGCGACAGTTTATTTCGCTCCTCCGGCAGTTTCTCATACATATACCGGTTCATATATATCACTTCTTGCCTTCCGGCTTAATCGCAAACATCTCAGACGACCTTATTCAAATCGTCAAGCAGTGCCTCAATATCAATTCCGTGAGCCAGCGCGCCTTGTTCGATATCTTCAAACCTGGCGGCGGCACAACCGAAGCAGCCCATTCCATAATTACGAAATACAGCAACAGTCTGCGGATACTCTGCTACCACCTCATTGATACTTAAATCTTTCGTAATCGCCATTTGCATCACCTCCTTTACCGCCCCGATTGCCTACTCCATCTTGCATTCCTTACTATTGCACCGCTAACACCCGGCCGATAGCGAAAGCTTCCATCAGGTTTGATATAAGCATACAAGTGATCCATAAGTAATGCCAGTTGGGCAGTAAACCGCCCAAAATAAACCGGTGATCCTACAATAACGCCATCGGCCTCATCAATGGCTGCAAAGACCTTAACTAAATCGTCCGTGCTTTTTACCCTGAAAAAACGCTTTAGACAAAAAAGCCCGTGCTGAATCCTGTTGGACTTAACACAGGCTCTAACCTTTGCTACAGCATACCCCATTGCCTGGTATATTCCAGATATACCTGAAATTCATCGGCCCTGAAGCCGTGCTTCAGCAGATAACGTTTCACTGCCTGTGCCTCCATGCTGCCCGACTCGGCCACAATTCGGTTTTTCCGCCGGTTAATGACAAATCCGCGGCTGGCCAGAAGCTTTAGCATCGCTCCTCGCCGTGCTGCGGCAGGACTGCCTTTGGGCCCATCCTCCGCCGGCATGATAATGCGGGTAATGTACGTAACCATCGTTATTTAATCCCCAGCCAGTAGCCGGCAAATACCGAACTGGACAGCCAATAGCCAAGCGGGACATTGACCAGAACACCCAGGGTAAAGGCAGCCAGCGGCTTCCAGCCTACCGCGGTCAGTTCACGGAACCGGGTGGTAAACCCGATGCAAAGGAAAGTCCAGGTAAAAGCCCAGCCCCGCAGGATCTTCAAAATTCCGATAACCTCTTTAGAGTAAACGGTGCCGCCTTGGGTTCCCAGCACGGTAATAACAAAAGTGGTAAACAGAGATGCCACAAAAAAGCCGATAATGAATTTGGGGAAACGCCGCCAAATTTCTTTTTTGTCAATCGACTCCACCGCACCCTTGCTTTTCTCCCATACTGTTACCGACAGGATGGCCACCAGGAAAGCCCAAACGCCGACAAACATATCGCGCCCTACCACTTTCATCAAAGTGAAGGTAGTCACGGCCCGTTCATCGCCAATAGCCTGCGCGGCGGCGAACCCGGCTGCATCGGCAAACTCGGAGGTACCGATCCAGGCGCCGGCGACACCCGGTGCCAGCCCTAACACCTTAGCCCAGGCCGGCAGCAGGAAGATCATCGCTACAGCCCAAACAATAACCAGGGAAATAGCCACCGAAACATGCTGCTTTTCCGCCCGGCAAGCCCCGCCAATAGCAATGGCTGCCGATACGCCGCAAATGGAGCCGCCGGCTCCCAGGCAGGCGCTAA from Propionispora vibrioides harbors:
- a CDS encoding amino acid ABC transporter permease, with translation MNINWDFIVTSIPLYQKAAWLTLQLSFFGILASIVIGFLCSSILYYKVRGLTQLVHAYIELSRNTPLLIQLFFLYYGLTKMGITLGEKTCAIAGLAFLGGSYMAEAFRGGMESVSKSQIESGLSIGLSRKQLIRYVILPQAFSVTLPSLGANCIFLLKETSIVGAIALPELMHTTQDLIGMYYRTFEALLLLVITYLILLLPLSLFLTWLERKVRYAEFGN
- a CDS encoding amino acid ABC transporter permease; this encodes MLSSGINVLTEGINLQRLMGGLLVTAQIAFTSIVLGAILGILLGLLQTVQSKLVRLLCRLYLELFRIIPILVWLFIVYFGVTNLLDIHLAGEVVAILIFSLWGAAELGDIVRGALESLPRHQLESGKALGLSFWQLYRYVLIPQAVRRMLPGAINLSTRMVKTTSLVVMIGVIDVVKVGQQIIERSILKEPTASFWIYGFIFILYFIICYPLSKLSKRLEAKWQS
- a CDS encoding YeiH family protein, whose product is MSEIAVKEQHSPALSNWFKKEDSWAIIIALGIILLATAGFLGGGIGLFKTMAVAIPGWSGAEKLTAELTKQVTGLIYLYVFAVLVFSGGAQVMGYNGKRFAVGFSVLFLVSIVVTVLGSNQAIKDWQLETPILALLIGLLFGNTVRLPEWFQPALRTEYYVKTGIILMGATLPFTIILAAGPAAILQALIVSFVTFGIIYFAATRLFGLDPRFSACLGAGGSICGVSAAIAIGGACRAEKQHVSVAISLVIVWAVAMIFLLPAWAKVLGLAPGVAGAWIGTSEFADAAGFAAAQAIGDERAVTTFTLMKVVGRDMFVGVWAFLVAILSVTVWEKSKGAVESIDKKEIWRRFPKFIIGFFVASLFTTFVITVLGTQGGTVYSKEVIGILKILRGWAFTWTFLCIGFTTRFRELTAVGWKPLAAFTLGVLVNVPLGYWLSSSVFAGYWLGIK
- a CDS encoding amino acid ABC transporter ATP-binding protein; its protein translation is MLEIEELRKEYDGTTVLDGISLTVHKGEVVVILGPSGCGKSTLLRCLNGLEPVQGGDIRLRENSLTGSTVNWQQTRQQIGMVFQNYDLFPHMTVIENILLGPTKVQQRSKAEALEQALQLLDRVGLLEKKDAYPRQLSGGQKQRIAIVRALCMNPEIMLFDEVTAALDPEMVREVLEVILGLAKQGMTMLIVTHEMGFAKAVADRIVFIDQGKICEIAEPEQFFSQPQTERAQQFLNIFQY
- a CDS encoding flavodoxin family protein, which encodes MGYAVAKVRACVKSNRIQHGLFCLKRFFRVKSTDDLVKVFAAIDEADGVIVGSPVYFGRFTAQLALLMDHLYAYIKPDGSFRYRPGVSGAIVRNARWSRQSGR
- a CDS encoding DUF1858 domain-containing protein; amino-acid sequence: MAITKDLSINEVVAEYPQTVAVFRNYGMGCFGCAAARFEDIEQGALAHGIDIEALLDDLNKVV